One part of the Phoenix dactylifera cultivar Barhee BC4 chromosome 4, palm_55x_up_171113_PBpolish2nd_filt_p, whole genome shotgun sequence genome encodes these proteins:
- the LOC103714328 gene encoding syntaxin-71-like, translated as MSVIDILTRVDAICKKYDRYDVEKQRAENISGDDAFARLFAAIESDIDAALQKAEMAAGEKNRAAAVAMNAEIRRTKARLMEEVPKLQRLALKKVKGLSKEELATRNDLVLALPERIQSIPDGSTTGNKQTGGWTASASRQEIKFDSTSDGRFDSEYFQQTEESSQFRQEYEMRKMKQDQGLDVISEGLDTLKNMAHDMNEEVDRQVPLIDEIDTKVDKATADLKNTNVRLKETVNQLRSSRNFCIDIILLCIILGIAAYLYNVLKK; from the exons ATGAGCGTGATCGATATATTGACGCGCGTCGACGCGATCTGCAAGAAATACGACAGATACGACGTCGAGAAGCAGCGCGCAGAGAACATCTCCGGCGATGATGCCTTCGCCCGCCTCTTCGCCGCCATCGAGTCCGACATCGACGCCGCTCTCCAG AAAGCGGAGATGGCGGCCGGGGAGAAAAACagggcggcggcggtggcgatGAATGCCGAGATCCGGCGCACCAAGGCCCGGTTGATGGAGGAGGTGCCCAAATTGCAGAGGTTGGCGCTCAAGAAG GTCAAAGGTCTTTCAAAAGAAGAACTTGCAACACGGAATGATTTGGTTCTTGCACTACCAGAGAGGATCCAGTCGATTCCAGATGGGAGCACAACTGGCAACAAACAAACTGGAGGCTGGACTGCTTCGGCTTCTCGCCAAGAAATTAAATTTGACTCAACTTCAG ATGGAAGATTTGACAGTGAGTACTTTCAGCAAACTGAAGAATCCAGCCAATTCAGGCAAGAGTATGAGATGCGCAAAATGAAACAG GATCAAGGTTTGGATGTTATATCTGAAGGTTTGGATACACTGAAAAACATGGCCCATGATATGAATGAG GAAGTGGACAGGCAAGTCCCTTTGATTGATGAGATTGACACCAAG GTGGATAAGGCTACTGCAGACCTTAAAAATACTAATGTGAGACTGAAGGAGACTGTTAACCAG CTGAGATCCAGTCGCAATTTTTGCATTGATATCATCCTGCTTTGTATTATTCTGGGAATTGCTGCTTATCTATACAA TGTATTGAAAAAGTGA
- the LOC103714329 gene encoding transcription factor RAX2-like — MGRAPCCDKANVKRGPWSPEEDAVLRNYVEKHGTGGNWIALPQKAGLKRCGKSCRLRWLNYLRPDIKHGGFTEQEDIAIFALYNQIGSRWSVIASKLPGRTDNDVKNYWNTKLKKKVMAGQIGLPTTITSSSPSSSTSTAHIHHSPSPAPPPQPPLLPAIKTQAYSSGEQRLDTNVDFTQKLYSEIAQFSTTGLMEQPDFGRSVSVSPSEDISAASSSSITVDNSSSNGCVNWSTDGVGGYDAFLSELGFGPTGDFFGGFGSQWRTEEVSPYYYSDLATM, encoded by the exons ATGGGGAGAGCACCGTGCTGCGACAAGGCTAACGTGAAGAGAGGGCCATGGTCTCCAGAGGAAGATGCAGTCCTTAGAAACTATGTTGAGAAGCATGGGACTGGTGGGAACTGGATTGCTTTGCCCCAGAAAGCAG GGCTCAAACGCTGCGGCAAGAGCTGCCGCCTCCGATGGCTTAATTACCTCCGGCCAGACATCAAGCACGGCGGCTTCACGGAGCAAGAAGACATCGCCATCTTCGCTCTCTACAACCAAATTGGAAGCAG GTGGTCTGTTATTGCTTCCAAACTGCCAGGAAGAACTGACAATGATGTCAAGAATTATTGGAACACCAAGCTCAAGAAGAAGGTGATGGCGGGACAAATTGGTCTTCCCACCACCatcacctcctcctccccctcctcctccacctccaccgCCCACATTCATCACAGCCCGTCGCCGGCGCCACCACCCcaacctcctctcctccccGCCATCAAAACCCAGGCCTACAGCAGCGGCGAGCAACGCCTCGACACCAACGTCGACTTCACCCAGAAGCTGTACTCGGAGATCGCACAGTTCTCGACGACGGGCCTGATGGAGCAGCCCGATTTTGGTCGCAGCGTGAGCGTGTCCCCGTCGGAAGACATCTCGGCAGCCTCGTCGTCGTCCATCACAGTGGACAACAGCAGCAGCAATGGCTGCGTTAATTGGTCTACCGATGGCGTTGGTGGTTACGATGCCTTCCTCTCGGAGCTTGGTTTCGGACCGACTGGTGACTTCTTCGGTGGCTTTGGATCCCAGTGGAGGACGGAAGAGGTGTCTCCGTACTACTACTCGGACCTAGCCACCATGTGA
- the LOC120110399 gene encoding LOW QUALITY PROTEIN: meiotic nuclear division protein 1 homolog (The sequence of the model RefSeq protein was modified relative to this genomic sequence to represent the inferred CDS: inserted 1 base in 1 codon), giving the protein MVGYSKVRAGISFHDAMLGGRVVQVHLVEHLFDEIYWHWAVCTWQNSLGSDMITAGKPNFEDVMSKKRGLSSEGKREQILQIFYESQNFFLLKELEKLGPKEGVXSQSVKDAVQSLVDDDLVLKDKIGTSCRVLTYHNGQRKLEILKNFLIRSLNIKPL; this is encoded by the exons ATGGTAGGTTATTCTAAAGTTAGAGCAGGGATAAGTTTCCATGATGCAATGTTGGGTGGTAGAGTGGTG CAAGTTCACCTGGTGGAACACCTTTTTGATGAAATCTATTGGCATTGGGCTGTTTGCACTTGGCAGAACTCCCTTGGGAGTGATATGATCACTGCTGGTAAACCTAACTTTGAGGATGTGATG TCAAAGAAAAGAGGCCTCTCTTCGGAGGGGAAACGTGAGCAGATTCTTCAAATCTTTTATGAGTCTCAGAACTTCTTTCTT CTTAAAGAGCTTGAGAAATTGGGTCCTAAGGAGGGTG ATAGCCAATCTGTCAAGGATGCTGTCCAAAGTCTAGTGGATGATGACCTTGTTCTGAAGGATAAAATAGGCACTTCTTGTAGGGTTCTAACAtatcataatgggcagcggaagctagaaattttaaaaaatttcttaataaggtcccttaacataaaacccttataa